DNA sequence from the Armigeres subalbatus isolate Guangzhou_Male chromosome 1, GZ_Asu_2, whole genome shotgun sequence genome:
AACAATCATCGATCTGAATTCCGGCAAAGACAAACAGTCAGAACGGGTTCTCGGCATTCTTTGGGACACTGAAGCGGATGAATTTCGATTCAGCACGTCATTGCCGAAAGATATTACCCATCTACGAGCGAATGATACCAAGCCAACGAAGCGTCAACTGGCGCGATGTGCTATGTCGTTTTTTGACCCTCAAGGATTTTTGGCACCATACTTGGTATTAGGAAAAGTACTGTTGCAGGACACTTGGCGCGAAGGAACTGGCTGGGATCAACAGATCTGCGACGGAACGTTCCAGCGATGGAAGGAATGGATAAATATGTTGGACAGTATCAACCATGTGAAGATTCCAAGGTGTTACTTTTCCAATGGCGATCTTTCAACTTTGGAAATGCATACGTTTGTAGACGCAAGCGAGACGGCATATTCCTGCGTCTCTTACTTCCGAATTGCGAATCCCTACGGTTCAGCAGCGGTGGCATTTGTAGCAGCGAAGACCAAGGTAGCTCCCCTAAAACCAACAACCATTCCTCGTTTAGAGCTCATGGCGTGTGTGCTGGGAGTACGGCTGGCCAAATATGTAGTCGATGGGCATTCACTAGCCGTTCAACAACACTTTTTTTGGAGCGATTCTGAGGTTGCAATGAGCTGGATAAATGCAGATCCCCGAAAGTATCGGCCATTTGTTGCTTTTCGAGTGGGAgagattttggaaaaatcaaaCCGTAAAGAATGGCGCTGGATATCGTCCAAGCAAAACCCAGCCGACGAGGCAACTAAGTGGGGATCAGGACCGTTCTTTAACAAGGACAGCATTTGGTATAGTGGACCTGTAGAATTTCTTCGTTACCCTGCACCCCAGTGGCCACCGGAAAAAACCTGTGAGGTGGTGACGGATGAAATACGGGCCTGCTATTCTCATCATGAACTACAAACTCCGGTGCAATTGCTGGACGTCGAAAGGTTTTCCTCTTGGAAAAAGATGCTACGCGTGATGGCATATGTTTGTCGGTTCGTGGACAACTGTAGAACGTCAGTCATGGGCCAAGAACGGAGAAACGGTCATCTGACGCAGCCCGAGTTCAAGAAAGCAGAGGAATGTCTGTTTCGTGCGGTGCAATGGGAGTCATACGCCGACGAGATAGCAACTTTGACCAGTAATCTACTACTCCCAGTACAGAAGCGTCAACCACTGGAAAAGTCGAGCCTTCTCTACAAGATTTCACCGATGTTGGACACAGCAGGAGTTTTGCGGGTGGACGGTAGGATTGGCGCAGCTCAACACGTATCGGTCGACATGAAATTTCCAATCATTCTTCCAAAGCGACACCGTCTGACGATGCTTGTTCTAAATGATCTCCATCGAATGTTACTGCACGCCAACAACGAAACTGTCGTCAACGAAGCACGGCAGCGCTACTACATAGCACAATTACGAACCCAAGTTCGACACGTATCTATGCAATGCCAATTCTGCAAGATACGTAGAGCGCAACCAGCTGTGCCGCGAATGGCTCCCCTGCCCAGGGCTAGGTTGTCGTCTTATGTACGACCCTTCACTTACTGCGGTCTAGATTACTTTGGCCCCCTATTGGTGAAGGTGAACCGCAGTCATGTCAAGCGCTGGGTGGCCATATATACATGTCTGACAATACGTGCGATTCATGTGGAAGTTATCCACTCACTCACAACTGAATCCTGCATAAAAGGAGTACGTCGATTCGTCTGCCGTCGAGGTAGTCCTGCTGAAATCTACAGCGATAACGCTACTTGTTTCCAAGGTGCTGACCGGCTACTTCGAGAGCAAATCAACAAGGGGCTAGCCGCAGAATTCACCAGTACACAAACAACGTGGAAGTTTATTCCCCCGGGCACCCCACACATGGGCGGTGCTTGGGAGAGACTAGTGAGATCGGTAAAAGTTGCTTTAACCGCAATCCAGGACGGTGGGCAGAAGTTAGACGATGAGGCTTTACTAACTTTCTTAGCAGAAGCTGAAGGTATTGTCAACTGCCGGCCGCTTACATATTTGCCTTTAGACTCGATTGAGCAGGAAGCTTTAACACCGAATCATTTTTTATTGGGAAGTTCTTCGGGGGTTCGTTTGCCGGTCGTACAGACAACCGACGAAGTATCTCTTCTGAAAGGTTCGTGGACAGCTATCCAGAGATATCTGGACACCTTTTGGAAACGTTGGACTAGGGAATATCTCCCAACATTAACGAAACGCACAAAGTGGTTCGGCGAAGCTGAACCTGTTCAACCCGGAGACCTAGTAATGATCATTGATGACACTAAGCGCAACGGATGGAAACGTGGGCGCGTGCTCGAGGTATTACCAGCTGCAGATGGAAGAATACGCCAAGCTATTGTACAGGCTGCCGGAGGCGCTCCGGCTAGGAAACCTATTTCAAAATTGGCGGTGTTGGCGGTATCAAAGAATGCTGGAACCGAGAACATGTAGGGTTCCACCAGGGGGGAGAATGTTGCGAAACTGGCAACCTCAACAGGGCGAAAGCGAAGCGAGCGAAACCATGACATATTGGTTGAACGATGCGAGAAACGTCAGGTGTAGACATGAACAAAAAGGAACAAAATTGTTTCGATGCGACAACGAGGTGATTCCAGTGCATGGTAGAAATATGGTTTATATTATATAACTTGCTATCAGAATAGTGTAGAATCTAGGTTTTCAGTAGGAAAACCGCAGGTACATTCAGTACGATAAAATTGAGATGAGTCAGTGCAAGTACAAACGAGTTTTGTTATGTTTCAGGCCTTAGGTATTTCACACGAGGTCCTGTATTGTCTAATCTATTCTGTGGGTTATATGGCTACACAATATAATGCACTAAGTAAGAATCGTACAAACTGATCTTATATTCTTAGTTGAGATTGCTAATTTGATTATTCTTTCATAGCCCATAAAACTCTGCGTCAGCAAAGATGAATTTTGATTGTTAGGAATAATTGTTGAATTAGATCTACGCACTGAAATTGTAAGTGAACTTTTCTCTGTTACATGATCCCTGCATAGTAATAAATAATTGCATTTCAGCTTGTAGCTGTTGCTAACAGGATTCAGCGTTATATTTAATTATCCCTCAACAATAGTGATCAGATAGAATTTGGATAGTAAGTGCTGAGTTTTCAACATTCTACTATAAACTTTTGAACAGAAATGACAATGACATTTCCTTTTGACATTCATCCTAccgagcaataaaaaaaaacataaatacgACAGTAGCAGGATAATGAAATGGCGGAGAAAGGTTATGTTGTTATACCCCCACAAATATTGTTATCACACCATAATTGGACCTTATATGATCGATTTTCAGTTGATAATACTTATTTGACTATTCCTGGTAGAAACaggcgttcagatccggaaccgttaaaatgatccggatctttgatgtgagtgaatgattcgtggctcattatttttaaacatcCGGTTCACCtaatcagcaaattatttgaccATTTGTTAGGACATGTCAAAAAGGAAAGTTCATTATGGGTGCTTCATTCGCTTGTGTACAAGAGAGGGTAAAGTTATTGTATGAATGGATAGAAGTGTGAGTCTAAATGACAACCGTTTCAacattttactttttttgtgATTTGTTCCGGTTGAAAGATTTGGATCATTCGAATGGATGACCTAAATCTGATCAGTTCATCGAAGTGATCCGTTCCGCCCATCTCTAATTCCTCGCTTAGCTAAAAGATTAGCACTTATAAATCAGAACATTCGGCCAAAACTTCAATGGCTTTGAGCCACAGTATATTAAACTCAGCTCTATGCTGTTTGCAATATTCAAAATGGAATATCTCATTCACATGCACTAAGTTTAcaatatacagtcaaacctccatgagtcgatgttctatgactcgatatcgactcatggaagcaaattattccatatcaaaaaatattttctgggttactgtgatggtccctccaaagagctttccaaggatttcctattccacatctcgatatttccatgagtcgatggtcccttcaatatcgactcatggaggtttgactgtactaCGATATATATGTTTATAATACAAACAATATAAAGTAAAAATGAATTCCAATTTTCCGCAGACCTTTTAATCAAGAGTAGAGGATGAGAGTATTGTAGAGAATAAGACTTGATCAATAAAAACAGCATTATTCAAATTGTTACATAATTTCGTCctacaataaaaaatatgttaattCGCCACTCTATGATATTTTCGGTGTTTGCATCACAAGAGGTgtgatcaacaaaacaaagtttgGCTCGCTGCATCTTGGTAGGCGTGGTTAATTATAACAAATAACACATCGTCGTTGCCAACGCCAAACAGTATAAAAGGCGGGTGTCAACGGGCAAGAAGTCATTCTTACAACGGATGGCGAACGCATCTTATGAAGAAAATCAAGCTCGCAGATTTATCAAGAGCATCAATATGCGAGAAATTATTCAAGAAATACCAGAAGAATGGATCTTTCTCCTTCCACTAAAACGGCCTGAAAAAATAAGTGAAGGGTGGAAGCTTGGTGACCGTGGCAAATCAAGAAGCTCCCTGTTTTTCAAGACGCATGAATACGGTTCGTGACGGCATCCGGTGAATTAAGGGCCAAAATCACGACAGCTTAGAGACAATGAGCTAGATACTAAGGTGAGAAAACAGCCCAACTGCAAGCGTATTAGTGGGtggaaaatataaacaaaaagtCGTAACGTAGATAGTTGCATGATATCTAATGGCAGCTTGTtcgaattatagatagtggaatctaTATAGATGAGCTAAAGCATGGTTGGGTTCGTTTTTTGAACGTGTACCTGGGGAATATGACATTACACGAATCAAAATGCGATTACTTAACGTTTTCTCGCTTATCTGCCATTTTGAgtagttttttttcatttcatgacAACAAAGCATTTCATGACAACAAAAAGAAGAGAGAGGGAGAtgcaagaaaaaaaagtaacTAAAATTATGTTCTTTTTTTAACCGTGTATAGTTCGTATGAACTACCACTAGTACTGTGACTACTACATTCGAAAAAGCTGTTATTAGAGGTTATTAGATGCCGTGCAATAATCTACGTCACCAGTTTTGTTAACATTTCTCTTTTTTATCACCTTTAGTTATCTATCTCATTGTTTGATTACTTTTCTCGCCACCGGATCGGAACTTCCGGATGGGAAAATCTTGTTATGAACCGCTGCAACATATTCCTAAATTGGTTTGTTATCGCGATAACACGCTAGTTCCGGATCTaaagaacaaaacaaatgttgAAAGAATTATATTTTTTGTGTTGTCCTTGACACCATCTGATACTAACccattatcgctgaaatattcaTAGTTGTTCTCTATTTAGCTTTTCCCGAACCACCAGTATCAAACCTCTGATCTGGCCTGAATTCCGATACGGCATCATCCAGCCCCAAAACACTTCGCATCGCAACTTTCGAATCCATTTATTAAACCTACCTGTACATGATTTTCGAT
Encoded proteins:
- the LOC134213248 gene encoding uncharacterized protein LOC134213248; this translates as MGQERRNGHLTQPEFKKAEECLFRAVQWESYADEIATLTSNLLLPVQKRQPLEKSSLLYKISPMLDTAGVLRVDGRIGAAQHVSVDMKFPIILPKRHRLTMLVLNDLHRMLLHANNETVVNEARQRYYIAQLRTQVRHVSMQCQFCKIRRAQPAVPRMAPLPRARLSSYVRPFTYCGLDYFGPLLVKVNRSHVKRWVAIYTCLTIRAIHVEVIHSLTTESCIKGVRRFVCRRGSPAEIYSDNATCFQGADRLLREQINKGLAAEFTSTQTTWKFIPPGTPHMGGAWERLVRSVKVALTAIQDGGQKLDDEALLTFLAEAEGIVNCRPLTYLPLDSIEQEALTPNHFLLGSSSGVRLPVVQTTDEVSLLKGSWTAIQRYLDTFWKRWTREYLPTLTKRTKWFGEAEPVQPGDLVMIIDDTKRNGWKRGRVLEVLPAADGRIRQAIVQAAGGAPARKPISKLAVLAVSKNAGTENM